In Pseudomonas asiatica, the following are encoded in one genomic region:
- a CDS encoding NAD(P)H dependent flavin oxidoreductase family protein, producing the protein MQNRHVIELSPSGKTFDASQELLLDAMLASGLPVPFSCRRGACGSCKVKVVSGQYRDKQRTADMPAPCYPLADDEMLLCQSHACSDMRLEIPGWSLETQTLEIHAQVHGKRELSADIIELVLQPAQPLAVRAGQYVRIRLANGDSRCFSIANLPDRDQGKLVFHIRKVSGGLFTERLLPTLQAGDTLKLEGPVGACTWQHEAQRPLVLFATGTGYAGIKPLLLTALAGDAEVTLYWGGRSDADFYDREFLDQASRAHAHFRWYPVLSDQARVQQVALAQAHRWADTQVYACGNAAMISQVREQCLAAGLQAHRFVAEAFVASGTLAPEASTASPLHPELEKVGPRYSLDGMLAAREQSVRAVAAVANQLKVGMTTAQALEMAAQTLQAMGASHTWHPTYIRFGDDTVRTPRQGIDLQRVLRTTDIVVIDVGPVWDGYEGDYGDTFVFGQHELHHACVKALHEVFDETRQAWGRGLTGRELYDFAERSAQVKGWQLERNLAGHRIADFPHVLYGQDKLAEVEIVPSEVVWVLEIQLCHPTEPVGAFFEDILIGEARSVS; encoded by the coding sequence ATGCAGAACCGCCACGTCATTGAATTGTCGCCCTCGGGCAAAACCTTCGACGCCAGCCAGGAGCTGCTGCTCGATGCCATGCTCGCCAGCGGCCTGCCGGTGCCCTTCTCATGCCGCCGCGGCGCCTGCGGGTCGTGCAAGGTCAAGGTGGTGTCGGGGCAGTATCGGGACAAGCAGCGGACGGCAGACATGCCGGCGCCCTGCTACCCCCTGGCCGACGACGAAATGTTGCTGTGCCAGAGCCACGCCTGCAGCGACATGCGCCTGGAAATCCCCGGCTGGTCCCTGGAAACCCAGACACTGGAAATCCACGCGCAGGTACATGGTAAACGCGAACTGAGCGCCGATATCATCGAACTGGTGCTGCAGCCTGCACAGCCGTTGGCGGTACGGGCTGGCCAGTACGTACGAATTCGGCTCGCCAACGGCGATAGCCGCTGTTTTTCCATCGCCAACCTGCCCGACCGGGACCAGGGGAAACTGGTGTTTCACATCCGCAAGGTAAGCGGCGGCCTGTTTACCGAACGCCTGCTGCCAACCCTGCAAGCAGGTGACACCTTGAAGCTGGAAGGACCGGTGGGTGCCTGCACCTGGCAGCACGAGGCCCAGCGCCCCCTGGTGCTGTTCGCCACTGGCACAGGTTACGCCGGCATCAAGCCATTGCTGCTGACCGCCCTGGCAGGTGATGCCGAGGTCACGTTGTACTGGGGCGGCAGATCGGACGCCGACTTCTATGACCGTGAGTTTCTCGATCAGGCCAGCCGTGCACACGCTCACTTTCGCTGGTACCCGGTGCTATCGGACCAGGCGCGGGTGCAGCAGGTAGCGCTGGCCCAGGCCCATCGCTGGGCCGACACCCAGGTCTATGCCTGCGGCAATGCGGCGATGATCAGCCAGGTTCGCGAGCAGTGCCTCGCGGCAGGCCTGCAGGCCCATCGTTTTGTCGCGGAGGCTTTCGTTGCCAGCGGCACACTGGCGCCAGAGGCTTCAACAGCCAGCCCGTTGCACCCGGAGCTTGAAAAAGTCGGCCCACGCTACTCGCTGGACGGCATGCTCGCTGCCCGCGAGCAGTCGGTGCGGGCCGTTGCTGCGGTAGCGAACCAGCTGAAAGTCGGCATGACCACTGCCCAGGCGCTGGAGATGGCCGCGCAAACCTTGCAGGCGATGGGTGCATCGCACACCTGGCACCCGACCTACATCCGCTTTGGCGACGACACCGTGCGCACGCCGCGCCAAGGCATTGATCTGCAACGTGTATTACGTACTACGGATATCGTCGTGATCGACGTCGGCCCTGTATGGGATGGCTATGAGGGCGACTATGGCGACACCTTCGTGTTCGGCCAGCACGAGCTGCACCACGCCTGCGTCAAGGCACTGCATGAGGTGTTCGACGAAACCCGCCAGGCCTGGGGCCGTGGCCTGACCGGGCGCGAACTGTACGACTTCGCCGAGCGCAGTGCCCAGGTAAAAGGCTGGCAGCTGGAGCGCAACCTGGCCGGGCATCGCATCGCCGACTTCCCGCATGTGCTGTATGGGCAAGACAAACTGGCCGAGGTGGAAATCGTCCCGAGCGAAGTGGTGTGGGTGCTGGAGATCCAGTTGTGCCACCCTACCGAGCCGGTCGGGGCGTTTTTCGAAGACATCCTGATTGGCGAGGCCAGGTCGGTCTCCTGA
- a CDS encoding PAAR domain-containing protein — protein sequence MNPVVLVGHRHVCPLHGINEVESGSATYIFNGRAVARVGDRTTCGAVIESGAEHFLIEGAAVARKGDRTDHGGVLEEGDAGWMLD from the coding sequence ATGAATCCTGTCGTACTTGTAGGCCATCGACATGTCTGTCCGCTGCATGGCATCAACGAGGTAGAAAGCGGCAGTGCAACGTACATCTTCAACGGCAGGGCGGTTGCCAGGGTGGGGGATCGGACCACGTGCGGTGCCGTGATTGAGAGTGGAGCCGAGCATTTCCTGATTGAAGGCGCGGCTGTGGCGCGTAAAGGAGACCGGACGGATCACGGTGGTGTGCTGGAGGAGGGTGATGCTGGGTGGATGCTGGACTGA
- the icmH gene encoding type IVB secretion system protein IcmH/DotU, translated as MPGPSAVHIGKPQAANAAHDVTESSLHAMLDVPEGSDSPYPPGQGRRADHEGYPADPDFQLRGGFANLMLDAANPLFGLVIRLRTLDDLPNIEHVHKTLQIQVSTIREEIQQHGYSSVHLEAYSYALCLYLDEAVMSRPWGNNSCWSHEPLLSIFHGETQGGEKIFVLLERLMQSPEEFQDVLEFLYFCFCLGLKGKYALDPKCDEIINALISRMHKVIRALRGPTPEFPGDPYTNVVHRPHRMRRREWPWWSPLVISAIAMVCAYCYYSYRLSLITAEVLESLNGILQQ; from the coding sequence ATGCCCGGCCCATCTGCTGTTCATATTGGAAAACCCCAGGCCGCCAACGCTGCCCATGACGTAACCGAAAGCAGCCTGCATGCCATGCTCGATGTCCCGGAGGGCAGCGATTCACCTTATCCACCCGGCCAGGGCAGGCGCGCGGATCATGAGGGTTATCCGGCCGACCCGGACTTCCAGCTACGCGGCGGCTTCGCCAACCTGATGCTCGACGCGGCCAACCCGCTGTTCGGCCTGGTCATACGCCTGCGTACGCTGGATGACCTGCCCAACATCGAACATGTGCACAAGACCCTGCAGATTCAGGTCAGCACAATCCGCGAGGAAATACAGCAGCACGGTTATTCCTCTGTGCACCTCGAAGCCTATTCCTATGCCTTGTGCCTTTACCTGGACGAGGCCGTGATGAGTCGCCCCTGGGGGAACAATTCGTGCTGGAGCCACGAACCGCTGCTCAGCATCTTCCATGGCGAAACCCAGGGTGGCGAGAAGATCTTCGTGTTGCTGGAGCGGTTGATGCAGTCTCCGGAGGAGTTCCAGGATGTGCTGGAGTTCCTGTACTTCTGCTTTTGCCTGGGCCTGAAGGGCAAGTACGCCCTGGACCCGAAGTGCGATGAAATCATCAACGCCCTGATTTCGCGGATGCACAAGGTCATTCGTGCACTGCGCGGCCCCACGCCGGAATTCCCGGGCGACCCCTATACCAACGTGGTCCATCGCCCCCACCGCATGCGGCGTCGGGAATGGCCCTGGTGGAGCCCGTTGGTGATCTCCGCCATCGCCATGGTCTGCGCCTACTGCTACTACAGCTACCGCCTGAGCTTGATCACCGCCGAGGTGCTGGAGTCGCTCAACGGCATTTTGCAGCAGTAG
- the dapA gene encoding 4-hydroxy-tetrahydrodipicolinate synthase, translating into MSNFRGIWIALVTPLRANEVDFAALEKLVKKLLEEGVAGFVVCGTTGEAAALSKAEQLAVLDAVLAWVEPGRVVMGLSGYNLRELLAFQAEIQRREIGGLLVPAPCYIRPSQAGIEAFFSTVADAASVPVIVYDIPYRTGVRIERETLRRIVRHPRIAAVKDCGGDSETTMALIQDGHAQVLAGEDVQIFNNLCLGGAGAISASAHVRADLYVRMLQQVDHGDWVAARGTFYQLLPWMKMAFAEPNPAVVKAALQLQGLMTDELREPMQACTEMTRGKLRSVVDSLGA; encoded by the coding sequence ATGTCGAATTTCCGTGGTATCTGGATTGCCCTCGTCACGCCATTGCGCGCCAATGAAGTCGACTTCGCCGCCCTGGAAAAACTGGTGAAGAAGCTGCTCGAAGAGGGTGTGGCCGGTTTTGTGGTGTGCGGTACCACGGGCGAGGCGGCGGCGCTGTCCAAGGCCGAACAACTGGCCGTGCTGGATGCCGTGCTGGCCTGGGTGGAGCCGGGCAGGGTGGTGATGGGCTTGTCGGGCTACAACTTGCGCGAGTTGTTGGCCTTCCAGGCTGAAATCCAGCGGCGTGAGATTGGCGGGCTGCTGGTCCCTGCGCCGTGCTACATCCGGCCTTCGCAGGCCGGCATCGAAGCGTTCTTCAGCACCGTGGCGGATGCCGCCAGCGTACCGGTGATCGTCTACGACATTCCCTACCGCACCGGGGTACGTATCGAGCGTGAAACCCTGCGCCGCATCGTGCGCCACCCGCGCATCGCGGCGGTGAAGGACTGCGGCGGTGACAGCGAGACCACCATGGCCCTGATCCAGGACGGCCACGCCCAGGTGCTGGCCGGTGAGGACGTGCAGATCTTCAACAACCTGTGCCTGGGTGGCGCAGGGGCCATTTCTGCTTCGGCGCATGTGCGGGCCGACCTGTACGTGCGCATGCTGCAGCAGGTCGACCATGGCGACTGGGTAGCCGCGCGCGGCACGTTCTACCAATTGCTGCCTTGGATGAAGATGGCCTTTGCCGAGCCCAACCCGGCTGTGGTCAAGGCGGCCTTGCAGCTGCAGGGGCTGATGACCGACGAACTGCGAGAGCCCATGCAGGCGTGCACGGAGATGACCCGGGGCAAGCTGCGAAGCGTTGTGGATTCGCTCGGCGCTTGA
- a CDS encoding type VI secretion system Vgr family protein — protein MPSQSDLRFTFQPLAGQIDFEVVSFELDEMISSPFQLKLELISFEDEVDFGQLLDQPVLFTIWRGERPLRYVHGLVSSFSQGETGFYRTRYRALVEPVLARAGLRSNWRIFQQKTVPQILELMLKRQGIARFEINSMGEHQVREFCVQAGETDLDFIARLAGEEGFVYRFEHTPKHHQLVITDRLLALGQISRSAIKADDEDEDFFDEDDIGPDQVLYRANSGGDQARPCLRRLRYSEQVRTARQVQRDYTFTNPQYRQEHRAGDSGITHQSRDYERFDYPGRYKRDAVGVPFTATRLTALRHDARIAEVEGDDVRLQPGLSFTLIEHPRKDLNAHWRVMRVHHEGSQFTSLQEEAAGAEQGTRYSQEAVLVPGRIEWRPAPLPKPRIDGPHMATVVGPPGEEIYCDEWGRVKVSFPWDRESENNEFSSCWVRVSQGWAGGSWGSMAIPRIGQDVIVQYVNADPDQPMITGRTYCGDQLPPYDLPEHKTRMTIKSQTHKGDGFNELRFEDELGKEEVFIHAQRDQNNVVGNDETTRVGRNRVEQVGNDEHLNIGNDFRQETGGDHTQLIGQTCHVDIKQDLIEKIGNDRSESTGANHRALVGKDAELVVKGTQKVTVGQGMEQHTTIYQLRASERIEFRTAGGSIVLDGQGITINGLKLELLGQTSAAASGAGNSQPLTLAPDASNKCEAKA, from the coding sequence ATGCCTAGCCAATCCGACTTGCGCTTCACCTTCCAGCCGCTCGCTGGCCAGATTGACTTCGAGGTGGTTTCGTTCGAACTCGACGAAATGATCAGCTCACCGTTCCAGCTGAAGCTGGAATTGATCAGTTTTGAAGACGAGGTCGACTTCGGCCAGTTGCTCGACCAACCAGTGCTGTTCACGATCTGGCGCGGTGAGCGCCCCCTGCGCTATGTGCACGGCCTGGTCAGCAGTTTCAGCCAGGGTGAGACGGGGTTCTATCGCACCCGTTACCGCGCATTGGTCGAGCCCGTGCTGGCCCGTGCCGGCTTACGTTCGAACTGGCGCATCTTCCAGCAGAAAACCGTGCCGCAGATTCTCGAATTGATGCTCAAGCGCCAGGGCATTGCCCGTTTCGAAATCAACAGCATGGGCGAGCATCAGGTGCGCGAGTTCTGCGTACAGGCCGGTGAAACGGACCTCGATTTCATCGCCCGCCTGGCGGGGGAAGAGGGTTTCGTCTATCGCTTCGAGCACACGCCGAAACATCACCAACTGGTCATCACCGACCGATTGCTGGCGCTGGGACAGATCAGCAGGAGCGCGATCAAGGCCGACGACGAGGATGAAGACTTCTTCGACGAAGACGACATCGGCCCCGACCAGGTGCTGTACCGTGCCAACAGCGGTGGCGACCAGGCCAGGCCTTGCCTGCGCCGCCTGCGTTACAGCGAACAGGTGCGCACTGCACGTCAGGTGCAGCGGGACTACACCTTCACCAACCCGCAGTACCGGCAGGAACACCGCGCAGGTGACAGTGGCATCACCCATCAGTCCCGGGACTACGAGCGCTTCGACTACCCCGGCCGTTACAAGCGTGATGCGGTCGGAGTACCCTTCACCGCCACGCGCTTGACGGCTCTGCGCCATGACGCCCGTATTGCCGAAGTCGAGGGTGACGATGTGCGGCTGCAACCGGGGCTGAGCTTTACCCTCATCGAACACCCGCGCAAAGACCTCAACGCCCATTGGCGTGTGATGCGTGTACATCACGAGGGCAGCCAGTTCACCAGCCTGCAAGAAGAAGCTGCCGGGGCCGAACAAGGAACGCGCTACTCGCAGGAAGCCGTGCTGGTGCCCGGCCGAATCGAATGGCGCCCGGCGCCGTTGCCCAAGCCACGCATCGACGGCCCGCACATGGCCACGGTCGTCGGGCCGCCCGGGGAAGAGATCTACTGCGACGAGTGGGGCCGGGTCAAGGTGAGCTTCCCCTGGGACCGGGAGAGCGAGAACAACGAGTTCAGCTCCTGCTGGGTGCGCGTGTCGCAAGGCTGGGCCGGTGGTAGCTGGGGTTCGATGGCCATCCCGCGCATTGGCCAGGACGTGATCGTCCAGTACGTCAACGCCGACCCCGACCAGCCGATGATCACCGGGCGTACCTATTGCGGCGACCAGCTGCCGCCGTACGACCTGCCCGAACACAAGACGCGCATGACCATCAAGAGCCAGACCCACAAGGGCGATGGCTTCAACGAGCTGCGCTTCGAGGACGAACTCGGCAAGGAAGAAGTGTTCATCCATGCCCAACGGGACCAGAACAATGTAGTCGGCAATGATGAGACCACGCGTGTGGGGCGTAATCGTGTCGAGCAGGTCGGCAATGATGAGCACTTGAATATCGGCAATGACTTCCGCCAGGAAACCGGGGGTGACCATACCCAGCTCATTGGGCAAACCTGCCACGTAGACATCAAGCAGGACCTGATCGAGAAGATAGGCAACGACCGTAGCGAATCAACAGGGGCCAATCACAGGGCCCTTGTCGGGAAAGACGCCGAGCTGGTCGTCAAAGGTACGCAAAAGGTCACCGTCGGGCAGGGCATGGAGCAACATACGACGATCTATCAGCTGCGCGCCAGTGAGCGCATCGAGTTCAGAACCGCGGGCGGCAGCATTGTGCTGGACGGGCAGGGCATCACTATCAACGGGCTGAAGCTCGAGCTGTTGGGGCAAACCAGCGCGGCTGCGTCAGGGGCTGGAAACAGCCAGCCACTTACGCTTGCGCCTGACGCCAGCAACAAGTGCGAGGCCAAGGCCTGA
- a CDS encoding T6SS effector BTH_I2691 family protein, translating into MTISQRIALAIAEAGLPHDQCMFCERQGLPILPLRRALVPDTRPECVSTVADNRHISTKIGLRTLRRGFLYVLLDQQVWHAYAVSEQGHLRRFNPYEPPDGPPSPLPEKCVNADHDIPSAFLNIDTSRYASAWLAFSSDPWPVSVLNAYKSGASPAHRFEGLDLIQARSNPELLGIAMTPDKLGVDQQVFEYAQHGCAPFDSAHGFHSRWLRRFALRGYLVNAINRHKLENGVLAVVLDDTVGLIQEYNHQRLNWVVKRQAWREEPMRAYQLQTSQILQIIRATHREWAAQKVPSLEPLTGDGPPVFTAPAVERQLLVEREQESDERLEERYHEPQRAAFQADYEQQEREFQRYIDKDAQAYVALFDTPMFKVAEAYDYDGNDRESGVAYAKTMALCLGGGVTEAVVPRLEPHVPASGTSELLWLKWLQDPDSPPYRALLIRDQALLAGLLPSFSATEAISWNDSDKLYGMLSKIIASDDAGLRMRNTLKQAIAETQGALNAASQRLAPCLSPGIQKAVRHLNSATQFLYNGVHLIELEVKMKLGEYYALQSAHLRELQHKANASIAEARDRMRRNIDDFEFGSMKAMRKVRPIIQHGLMSLAVLDPRFTNSMISVTVWVEGKAEEVHGRLFKEASMGVTQASSAAELALLDISVAAGTLETNARKLFQGMQITSQQAARLVRTGFSGLRGVAGSWELLLAIGGLYLQQDSLGRNQEKAETEIGPKAFEAKLALQGSQLGLLGGQVELVGLILRSSTGHMAESWAKSTSGAGVSLIRLGAMVSAIAGIFDTVQAFSAAKRALTAADSKAGALYYGAGFVYGISTGVFAYAVIKSFVLGPLGLAVVLALTAYAISKLAEGSESTALERWARRCYFGKADEKPAVHWDVPEYADIAFAELNAATLGVYVGVHFESRRSSDPAASKIGGLVSLELEHQLKFRIELPGYSDQNSAFRWTLVVHRQGDGTFPEFFGGETLIVDEYQAFPVKDLAKAVKLPGFSQPRSPDYKSDFLVNKQRRSWGLGGLHVSRLEITGAVELMPTIGLHNIRAATLLVMYWPDRNVPNAYVEVCAKEANE; encoded by the coding sequence ATGACCATCAGCCAACGTATTGCCCTCGCGATCGCCGAAGCCGGGCTGCCGCACGACCAGTGCATGTTCTGCGAGCGCCAGGGCCTGCCGATCCTGCCGCTGCGCCGCGCCCTGGTGCCCGATACCCGCCCCGAGTGTGTCTCCACCGTGGCGGATAACCGGCATATCTCGACAAAGATCGGCTTGCGCACCTTGCGCAGGGGCTTCCTGTATGTGCTGCTCGACCAGCAGGTCTGGCATGCCTATGCCGTCAGCGAGCAAGGTCATCTGCGCCGCTTCAACCCTTACGAGCCGCCAGATGGCCCGCCTTCCCCGCTGCCCGAAAAATGCGTGAACGCAGATCACGACATTCCTTCGGCCTTTCTCAACATCGATACCAGCAGGTACGCCAGCGCCTGGCTGGCCTTCTCCAGCGATCCTTGGCCGGTGAGCGTGCTGAACGCCTACAAGAGCGGCGCGTCGCCTGCGCATCGCTTCGAGGGCCTGGACCTGATCCAGGCCCGCAGCAATCCCGAGCTCCTAGGCATCGCCATGACGCCCGATAAGCTTGGGGTCGACCAGCAGGTGTTCGAGTACGCCCAGCATGGCTGTGCCCCCTTCGACAGTGCGCATGGCTTCCACAGCCGCTGGTTGCGCCGGTTCGCCCTGCGAGGGTATCTGGTCAATGCGATCAACCGGCACAAGCTGGAAAACGGCGTGCTGGCGGTGGTGCTCGACGACACTGTCGGGCTGATTCAGGAGTACAACCATCAGCGGCTGAACTGGGTAGTGAAGCGTCAGGCCTGGCGTGAAGAACCGATGCGCGCCTATCAGCTGCAAACCTCGCAGATCCTGCAGATCATTCGCGCCACGCACAGGGAATGGGCGGCGCAGAAGGTGCCGTCGCTGGAACCGCTGACGGGTGATGGGCCGCCGGTGTTCACCGCCCCGGCAGTCGAGCGGCAGCTGTTGGTCGAGCGTGAGCAGGAGAGTGACGAGCGGCTTGAAGAGCGCTACCACGAACCGCAGCGGGCCGCGTTCCAGGCTGACTATGAGCAGCAGGAACGTGAGTTTCAGCGTTACATCGACAAGGACGCGCAGGCGTACGTTGCCTTGTTCGATACGCCCATGTTCAAGGTGGCCGAGGCGTACGACTACGACGGTAACGATCGTGAGTCCGGGGTGGCCTACGCCAAGACCATGGCCCTGTGCCTGGGCGGTGGGGTTACGGAAGCTGTCGTCCCCCGCCTTGAACCGCATGTTCCCGCTTCCGGCACCAGCGAACTGCTCTGGCTGAAATGGCTGCAGGACCCGGACAGCCCGCCCTACCGTGCCTTGCTGATACGCGACCAGGCACTGCTGGCCGGGCTGCTGCCCAGTTTCTCCGCCACAGAAGCGATCAGCTGGAACGACAGCGACAAGCTCTACGGCATGCTGAGCAAGATCATCGCCAGCGATGACGCCGGCTTGCGCATGCGCAATACCCTCAAGCAGGCCATTGCTGAAACGCAGGGTGCGCTCAATGCGGCCAGTCAGCGGCTGGCGCCATGTTTGTCACCTGGTATTCAGAAGGCTGTGCGGCATTTGAACAGTGCCACGCAGTTTCTCTACAACGGCGTCCACCTGATCGAACTGGAAGTGAAGATGAAGCTGGGCGAGTACTACGCGTTGCAGAGCGCCCACCTCCGGGAGTTGCAGCACAAGGCCAATGCGTCGATCGCCGAGGCGCGGGACCGGATGCGCCGCAATATCGATGACTTCGAGTTTGGCTCGATGAAGGCCATGCGCAAGGTGCGGCCGATCATCCAGCATGGGCTGATGAGCCTGGCCGTGCTCGATCCACGGTTCACCAATTCGATGATCAGCGTGACGGTGTGGGTCGAGGGCAAGGCTGAGGAAGTGCATGGGCGGTTGTTCAAGGAGGCCAGCATGGGCGTGACCCAGGCCAGCAGCGCGGCGGAGCTTGCCTTGCTGGATATCTCGGTGGCGGCGGGGACGTTGGAGACAAATGCGCGCAAGTTGTTTCAAGGGATGCAGATCACATCGCAGCAGGCTGCCAGGTTAGTACGGACCGGGTTCTCCGGTTTACGTGGTGTGGCAGGTAGTTGGGAGTTATTGCTGGCGATAGGCGGGTTGTATTTACAGCAGGACAGCCTGGGCAGGAATCAGGAAAAGGCGGAAACGGAGATCGGGCCCAAGGCGTTTGAGGCCAAATTGGCGTTGCAAGGATCGCAGTTGGGCCTGTTGGGAGGGCAAGTCGAACTGGTTGGGCTCATTTTGAGATCAAGTACCGGCCACATGGCTGAGTCATGGGCTAAAAGCACGTCCGGAGCTGGAGTGTCGCTGATAAGGCTCGGTGCAATGGTCAGTGCGATAGCTGGAATTTTTGACACGGTGCAAGCATTTTCTGCTGCTAAACGCGCACTGACAGCAGCGGATAGTAAGGCGGGAGCGCTTTATTATGGTGCAGGGTTCGTATATGGCATCTCCACTGGGGTATTTGCCTATGCAGTTATTAAGTCATTTGTATTAGGGCCTTTAGGTCTGGCTGTAGTGCTGGCGCTCACTGCCTACGCAATCAGCAAGTTGGCTGAGGGAAGCGAATCTACCGCACTAGAGCGCTGGGCACGACGCTGCTACTTTGGTAAGGCTGATGAAAAGCCAGCTGTGCATTGGGATGTTCCTGAGTATGCAGATATTGCATTTGCAGAGCTTAATGCGGCCACGCTAGGCGTGTATGTGGGGGTTCATTTCGAATCCAGGCGCTCAAGCGATCCGGCTGCCTCCAAGATAGGTGGCTTGGTCAGCTTGGAGCTAGAACATCAACTTAAGTTTCGAATTGAATTGCCTGGGTACAGTGATCAGAACTCGGCCTTTCGTTGGACTCTAGTAGTACATCGACAGGGTGACGGAACCTTCCCCGAATTTTTCGGCGGTGAGACTCTTATTGTTGATGAATATCAGGCCTTTCCAGTCAAGGATCTTGCTAAAGCTGTAAAACTCCCTGGCTTTTCTCAGCCAAGGTCGCCTGACTACAAAAGTGATTTTTTGGTGAATAAACAGCGACGATCGTGGGGCTTAGGTGGCTTGCATGTGTCCAGGTTGGAAATCACCGGAGCTGTGGAACTTATGCCGACTATCGGGCTGCATAATATTAGAGCTGCGACACTTTTAGTGATGTATTGGCCAGATAGGAATGTGCCGAATGCCTATGTTGAGGTTTGTGCCAAGGAGGCTAATGAGTGA
- a CDS encoding DUF6708 domain-containing protein, whose product MKAKFRARRALCWSYDLPDVSSQKVPRFSFEDINPSPNYLDKVYLELPRSTVSLRGVAVLLGIPGLIASSGALIYLYLLMLDVSWSRDWYVAVIIVLVPLIGMWAVASFVKIDLMLPRDEPIRFNRLRRKIYLYQFRFHYIYLFSRKHWGVKPVAYNWDDVTAEVYRVYAPGHGGLIENVMLSVRNPETNEVIDRVFFTHDLYHGEAYWAIARLFMQQGPEALPKFVHPPRDWNDDDGLSHMHCLAPKVNWPEEIDRESRTGPSERETQ is encoded by the coding sequence GTGAAAGCTAAGTTCAGGGCTCGGCGGGCTCTTTGTTGGAGTTATGATCTGCCTGATGTCAGCTCGCAGAAGGTTCCGCGTTTTAGTTTTGAGGATATAAATCCATCACCTAACTATCTAGATAAAGTGTACTTGGAGCTTCCTCGATCTACTGTCAGTTTGCGTGGTGTTGCGGTCCTGCTGGGCATTCCAGGGTTGATCGCGTCTTCTGGTGCGCTTATATATTTGTATTTGCTTATGCTGGATGTTAGTTGGTCGCGTGACTGGTATGTTGCTGTTATTATAGTGCTGGTGCCTCTGATTGGAATGTGGGCTGTTGCGTCCTTTGTAAAGATCGACCTAATGCTCCCAAGGGACGAACCAATCCGCTTCAATCGCCTGCGACGCAAAATTTATCTCTATCAATTCAGATTCCACTACATCTATCTGTTCAGCCGCAAACACTGGGGCGTTAAACCGGTCGCCTACAACTGGGACGACGTAACCGCCGAAGTCTACCGAGTCTACGCCCCCGGCCACGGTGGGCTGATCGAAAACGTCATGCTGTCGGTCCGCAACCCGGAAACCAACGAAGTCATCGACCGCGTCTTCTTCACCCACGACCTGTACCACGGTGAAGCCTACTGGGCCATCGCCCGGCTATTCATGCAGCAAGGCCCCGAAGCCCTGCCGAAGTTCGTACACCCACCCCGTGACTGGAACGATGACGATGGCCTGAGCCACATGCATTGCCTGGCACCCAAGGTTAATTGGCCAGAGGAGATAGACCGTGAATCTCGCACCGGGCCATCAGAAAGAGAGACCCAATGA